From Bdellovibrionales bacterium, the proteins below share one genomic window:
- a CDS encoding malic enzyme-like NAD(P)-binding protein yields MTEKPARITDEEALALHANGRPGKLQIMPTKPLANARDLSLAYSPGVAAPCLKIQEDPSKAYDYTAKGNIVAIISNGTAVLGLGNLGALAGKPVMEGKAVLFKRFADIDGIDLEVDTENVEEFINCVRFLGPSFGGINLEDIKAPECFEIEKRLAAMMDIPVFHDDQHGTAIIASAGLLNGLELTGRKIETTKMVINGAGAAAIACATLFKSIGLKAENIIMCDTKGVIYKGRTESMNPHKEAFAVETTARTLAEAVAGADVFLGLSAKGAMTQDMVKSMAAKPLIFAMANPNPEITPEEVAAVRDDAIMATGRSDYPNQINNVLGFPYIFRGALDVRASCVNQEMKIAAVKAIAALAHEEVPAEVKAAYEGRDLVFGAGYIIPTPFDPRMMTRVPPAVAQAAMDTKVARKPLTDMNAYIKVLEARQRG; encoded by the coding sequence ATGACCGAGAAACCTGCCCGCATCACCGATGAAGAAGCCCTTGCCCTGCACGCCAATGGTCGCCCTGGTAAGCTTCAGATTATGCCAACCAAGCCGCTGGCCAATGCGCGGGACTTGTCTTTGGCTTATTCGCCGGGCGTGGCGGCTCCTTGCTTAAAGATTCAAGAAGATCCGTCTAAGGCCTATGACTATACGGCCAAGGGAAACATTGTCGCCATCATTTCGAACGGTACGGCTGTTTTGGGCCTTGGCAATCTGGGGGCTCTGGCGGGTAAGCCCGTGATGGAAGGCAAGGCGGTTTTGTTCAAGCGCTTTGCGGATATCGACGGCATTGATCTTGAAGTCGACACCGAAAATGTTGAAGAGTTCATCAACTGCGTGCGTTTTTTGGGGCCTTCCTTCGGTGGCATCAACCTAGAGGACATCAAGGCACCGGAATGCTTTGAGATTGAAAAGCGGTTGGCGGCCATGATGGATATTCCCGTTTTTCATGACGATCAGCATGGTACGGCGATCATCGCCAGCGCTGGCCTTTTGAACGGGCTAGAGCTTACGGGTCGCAAGATCGAGACGACCAAGATGGTGATCAACGGCGCTGGCGCGGCGGCGATTGCCTGCGCCACGTTGTTCAAAAGCATTGGGTTGAAGGCTGAAAACATCATCATGTGTGACACCAAGGGCGTGATTTATAAGGGACGGACGGAGTCCATGAATCCTCATAAAGAAGCCTTTGCTGTTGAGACAACGGCGCGGACGTTGGCCGAGGCTGTTGCGGGCGCGGACGTTTTCCTTGGCCTTTCAGCCAAGGGCGCGATGACGCAGGACATGGTGAAAAGCATGGCGGCCAAGCCCCTTATCTTTGCGATGGCTAACCCCAATCCCGAAATCACGCCCGAAGAAGTCGCCGCTGTTCGTGACGATGCGATTATGGCGACGGGACGTTCGGACTATCCGAACCAGATCAACAACGTCCTTGGTTTTCCCTATATTTTCCGTGGAGCGCTGGACGTTCGCGCCTCATGCGTCAATCAGGAGATGAAGATTGCGGCGGTCAAAGCCATCGCGGCGCTAGCGCACGAAGAAGTGCCCGCCGAGGTAAAGGCGGCCTATGAAGGGCGTGATCTTGTTTTTGGGGCTGGTTACATCATCCCGACGCCGTTCGATCCCCGCATGATGACGCGTGTGCCACCCGCCGTGGCGCAGGCCGCCATGGACACCAAGGTTGCGCGTAAGCCTTTGACCGATATGAATGCCTATATAAAGGTTTTAGAGGC